DNA sequence from the Hyalangium ruber genome:
GGTGGAGCGCTACCACACGCAGATGCTGGAGCTGGACGTCCACCTCACGCGCGACGGAGAAGTCGTCGTCGCCCACGACGCCACGCTCGAGCGCTGCACCGACGGCACGGGCCCGCTGGCCGCCCTCACCCTGGCCGAGCTGCAGCGCCTGGATGCCGGCTACCGCTTCACCTCCGACGAGGGCCGCACCTTTCCCTTCCGAGGCCTGGGCGTGCGCCTTCCCACCCTCCGCGAGGTGCTGCGCGCCTTCCCCGGCCTGCGCATCAACCTGGAGATGAAGCCGGAGACCCCGGGCACCGAGGACGTGCTCCACGGGGTGCTGCGCGAGGAAGAAGCGCTGGAGCGGGTCTGCATGGGCAGCGAGCACGACGCCGTGGGCGAGCGCCTGGCCGCCCGCATGCCGGACGCCTGCCACTTCTACCCCCGCGAGGCCCTCGTCCAGTACGTGCTCGCCCTGCGCAGCGGCGAGCAGCCCTTCGTGGATCCGCGCTACACCGTCATCGACATGCCCGTGTACTTCGGAGAGATGCGGCTCATCGACGCCGACTTCCTGCGCGCCACCGCCGCCCACGGCAAGTGGGTCAATGTCTGGACCGTGGATGATCCGGACGAGATGCGCCGCCTCGTCGCCGAAGGTGTCGGCGGCATCATGACCGACCGACCGGATCTGCTGCGGCAGGTCCTCGACGCCTCCCCTCACGCTCCCTAGCCCCTGCCCGCCCATGCCCCGCACCGTCTCTCGCAAGCGCCCCTCGCCCGCCGCTCCCACCACTCCCGCCGCGGCACCGACCCCCACCCCCGCGGTGTCCACTCCGGAGCCCGCCGCCGTGGCCTCCCCCACGCCGAAGTCCCGTAACGCGCTCAAGGCGCGCCTGCCCAAGGCCAAGCGCTTCGTGGCCCTGGCCGGCAACATCGGCGCGGGCAAGACGACGGCCGCCAAGCTGATCAGCCAGGCCTTCGGCTTCGAGCTCTTCGACGAGCCGGTCATCGATAACCGGTTCCTCAAGGACTACTACGCCGACATGCGCCGCTGGAGCTTCACGCTCCAGCTCGAGTTCCTCATCCGCCGCGTGGAGCACCACGAGCTCATCCACTCGGTGAAGAAGAGCTGCGTGCAGGACCGCACCCTCTACGAGGATCCGGAGATCTTCGCCAAGTACCTGCACGGCCTGGGGCACATGACGAACGCGGAGCTGGACCTCTATTACGAGTACTTCCAGCGCCTCTCGCGCACCATCGCCCCGCCTGACCGGGTCATCTGCTTCTCGGTCGGCTCCGTGGACGTGCTGCTCGACCGCATCCGCACCCGAGGCCGCGCCGAGGAGAAGGGCATCCAGGGCCAGTTCCTCACCGGCCTCAACGGCTACTACGTCAGCTTCCCGCACGTGCTGCAGAAGAAGTACGGCGTGGACTGCCTGGTGCTGGATGTCTCCACCCAGGACATCCGCCGGGGCAAGGGACGCGAGGAGTTCCTCGATCGCGTCTCCGCCTTCCTGGACTGACTAACGCCCGCCGGGCGGCGGCGTCACCGAGGTCTGCGAGATGAGGACCCATACCGAGTCCGTCTTGTCGCTGTAGAACAGGGTGATGGCCACGTTGCGCCAGCCGTGGTCGAACTTGAAGACGAAGCCGAACGTCTCGTACAGCGAGCGCTGGTGCAGCCCCTGCATGAAGCGTCCGTAGAAATCACGCACCTTGGTGCAGGGGGCCACCTCATCGAAGAAGTTGCGGCCGATCTGCCGGTCGCGGTTGATGCGCGCCAGCTTCGCCTCGGTCTGGTTGAACTTGAGGATGCGGCCCGTGCGGTCGAGCTGGATGAGCCCGAAGGGCAGCGTGTCCAGTTCGCGCTCCGGCAGGTGCTCCACCTGCCGCAAGAGCTCTTCGTGAGTCGTGGACGCAGGGGTGCTTTGAGCGAGCGAAGTGGCGGTCACGGAGGCCATTGGGGGGGGCTCCAGCTACAGGGATAAGAGGAGGAGGATCTTCTGACGGATAGGGCTCTTTCCCTCCAGGGGCAACCTCCGACCCTGCTATCCCGTACAAAAGGGCAATCCGCACAACCACCGCCCAACATACCCGGCCGGCCACGAGTCCCACCGAGCCCAGGAGA
Encoded proteins:
- a CDS encoding glycerophosphodiester phosphodiesterase — encoded protein: MPFPLPRFLQGLKPTLHIAHRGGALLAPENTLTAFRMAVERYHTQMLELDVHLTRDGEVVVAHDATLERCTDGTGPLAALTLAELQRLDAGYRFTSDEGRTFPFRGLGVRLPTLREVLRAFPGLRINLEMKPETPGTEDVLHGVLREEEALERVCMGSEHDAVGERLAARMPDACHFYPREALVQYVLALRSGEQPFVDPRYTVIDMPVYFGEMRLIDADFLRATAAHGKWVNVWTVDDPDEMRRLVAEGVGGIMTDRPDLLRQVLDASPHAP
- a CDS encoding deoxynucleoside kinase yields the protein MPRTVSRKRPSPAAPTTPAAAPTPTPAVSTPEPAAVASPTPKSRNALKARLPKAKRFVALAGNIGAGKTTAAKLISQAFGFELFDEPVIDNRFLKDYYADMRRWSFTLQLEFLIRRVEHHELIHSVKKSCVQDRTLYEDPEIFAKYLHGLGHMTNAELDLYYEYFQRLSRTIAPPDRVICFSVGSVDVLLDRIRTRGRAEEKGIQGQFLTGLNGYYVSFPHVLQKKYGVDCLVLDVSTQDIRRGKGREEFLDRVSAFLD
- a CDS encoding PAS domain-containing protein, which gives rise to MASVTATSLAQSTPASTTHEELLRQVEHLPERELDTLPFGLIQLDRTGRILKFNQTEAKLARINRDRQIGRNFFDEVAPCTKVRDFYGRFMQGLHQRSLYETFGFVFKFDHGWRNVAITLFYSDKTDSVWVLISQTSVTPPPGGR